TCTTCGCTGGGAAAATTACATGCAATTTAAGACGGAATTTAGAAAAGCTTTCGGCAGCTCAGCCACAGACCACCAGATTATTATGGAAATCAGTAAGATGCGGATGAAACCTGGGGATAACGTGACTGAGTTTGTATTAAAAATCCAGCAGAAGTATCAGTCAATGCAGATACCTCCACCAGTATCGGAACAAGTCGCCTCTATCCGTAATCATCTGACAGATGAGTTACGTACTCTGGTATTCGCCAGATCAGTCAATACGTATGAAGACCTATTAAATGCGTTACATGAAGCTACAAGGTGCATAGAGGAGGCTCAACAACCGACTGCTGTCGTGaataaaactgtaaaattCCAAGATAAAACCAGATTTAATTTGATACAATCTCCGTCTGATGAAGCAGTTTATGAAGAAGATGAATTGGAACCGTCCAGATGTAATCTGATGGTTGCACCACCACCAGCAACTTATAACAACAGATATGGAGTGCAAATGAGgaataatactaattattaccGACCTCAAAATTACCAATACAACAACAGACAGCAACAACAAGTTAGACCTCGTCTGATTCAGGAGCCAGGAAGGTTATCCGGCTTTAATCAGAATCCAGTAGTCGCTCCAAGATACAACAGACCGTGTTTCAACTGTGGAGTTCCAGGTCACGTTTTCGAGGTATGTCAAAACCCCAGACAGGAAGTCTGTAATATTTGTTTTGAAGTTGGTCATACCCGCAATAATTGTAACTTAGCGGtttatagtaatgataatagaCCAAATGCTTCAACCTCACCTGACAATCCACCTCAAGGACGTCAGGAGAACAATAATGTACCTGAAGACAATCGAAAAAACGATTAATACCTGGACCGAATTCCCCGTCGGCTCAGGATAATTTTGGAGTAACTAAGGGGTTAAATAAACCAAaacaagataataaaattaaccggCAAGAGGTTGTGCAGGTAGTTTCACCGCACTATTCTCAACCAGGTAGTGTAGCTCAACCTGATGACCGGAATGAGATATCGCAGGTAGGTTCGCCGCGATACTCCATTCCAGGTAGTGACTTACAATTGTCTACCATGTCCGTGAACACGATATACGTAGAggatataatttcattaactcAAGCAGACCTGTCAAGTAATTCTacagaaattattaatcaattaattcaatttttagaagATCCAAATTGCATCGTTGAAGATCTCAATCAAGCAGACGAGAATATTAATCTGAATTCAATTACATCTATAGAAGAACCAGATGATGATGAACCTGAAACCCAATGGGAAGATGAATTTCAACCTGGATTGGAACCAGTTGATCTCGACTTCAATGTATCGTTACCGCGTCCTCTGGAACTAGGTAGTTCTTTTAACCAGTCCCCAGACTCGCAGGTAGCGGATACATTTACAACGTCTACATCTCGAGAAGCTTTCATTCCTGgaattctttaaaataaatcattgtcAGCTGCTCAAAAATACCGTCTAgcggaaagaaaaatttttattcctggTTCAGGTCCGAAGCCACCAGAATATACAGCAAGAATACCAGTATCACTTTGGATTTTTGGTATAAAACTCAATGGTATCCTGGACACTGGCAGTGAGAGATCCTACATCAATGCAAAAGTATATGAAGACATCAAGGAGTACGCGTCAGGTGAATTAAGACCTGATGATACACAAAAGCGAGGTGTTTTACTGGCCAATCATACTTTGTGTAAAAGCCTTGGCGGTGCCCCGTTTATTATACAGATAGGATCGGTCGCTGGTGAACAATACTTAAGTGTACTTGAAGATCTTGGACATTCTGTGGTCCTAGGAATGGACTTTGCATTACAATTTGGAGTCATTATAAACAGCAAAGAGAAAACTTGGCAGTTCAGTGGTCATCCTGAAATACATCAATTTGAACTTATATCATGTAAAGAAAATTCGTCGAGGTGCTTATCAATGACAGCTGATGAagaatcaaatttcaaaaattttatcaaaactgaaatggaaaaatttgaagcGATGCCGAATCAAGGATTAACTAACATCATCGAGCACGAAATTGTCTTGAAACCTGATGCTAGACCAGTCAGGATTAAACCATATAGACGCAGTCCTGTGATCAACGAGGAATTAAATCGGCAAATCGACGAGTTACTTGAGAAGAAATTTATAAGACCAAGTTACAGTGTTTGGTCGTGTTCACCGGTCATGGTAGCTAAACCCAACAACACCTGGAGATTTTGTGTAGACTATCGGCCTATTAATCGAGTGACAATACCACCAGCTCACCCGTTACCTAATATGTTACGCATATTGAGCGCATTACACGGTGCAGTTTATATAAGTACTATGGATTTAAAAGAAGCTTTCCATCAAATCCGCATGGCAGTTGCGTCGATTCCTCTCACCGCTTTTTCTGTGGAAGGACGAGGGCAATTCGAGTGGTTACGGATGCCGTATGGACTAGTAGGTGCTCCAAGTACTTTTCAAAAAGCTATGGATGAATTGAAAGAAAGATTCCATAAAATTCTAGTTGATCGAGAATTACCGACGAAATGGGCCGAACAAGTCTTTGCATATTTAGATGACTGGATAGTCATCAGTGGAACATTAGaggaacttaaaaaaaatcttaagtcTGGTGTTTGAAGTTTTTAGAGATGCTGGGTTACTCATAAATCCCgagaaaagtaaattttgtcGACCTGAAGTTAAATTTCTTGGATTTGTTGTAAATAAAGATGGTCTGCATACGGATCCAGAGAAAATAGcaccaataattaattatccacGGCCAACAACCAGAAAGCAACTACGCAGCTTCTTAGGACTAGTCAATTGGTATCATCGACATCTTCAAAATGTAGCAAAGGCTCAGGgtcctttaaataaattgactgGAGTCAACACCGAGTGGAAGTGGGGAGATCTGGAAGAAGAATCGTTCCAGCGTTTAAAACGAGCTCTTATCGACGCTCATCCGTTATCAGTACCCAAGGCTGGACTcccgtattatttatataccgATGCCTGTGATACAGGACTGGGAGCAATTTTAGTTCAACGAAATCCAGAAACTCAAAAAGAATTTCTGATCATATGTCTCAGTCGTCAACTCAGGGTGCGAAGAAGAGATTCCGGCATTTGATGACCGTGAAGAAGTTCTAGAGTTAGAGGTCAACTCCGATGATGACTTAGTTATAAATGATCCAGATGATAATAtggaattataattatcgtgtccttatataaaataaattcatcaaattttgCTATTTTCGTGTACCGATCATTCGTTTTAACTTGCTGTTCCTATATCCTTGGACGACGAGCATCTGCAATTTCCAACCCGGGCGACAGTCTGGCAGGGGGGAGTGTAATGgggtaaatttgtatttaccgcgttcaattaagtttaaaataaaatctattatgcgcactgtcggtcatgtgacattaccacttcgggtattccgggtaggtagcgactagtcgtccggaaatggaaatttcacttgctcgaCCGTCGACCCCACCTAGAGTTAAGTAGGAGTGGAAAAAGGACAACTATAGTCAAGAGTGAGCGAGCAATTAAAAACGGGGACcggaacgagaatcgggcattaaccATCGGGACGTCCGAATAGAGAGGTGGAGAGACGAAGTAACCAGACAACCGACGCCATACAGACgccgttaaattaattaaccaggtaattaattaataattagcttGAGTctattgtggaaccaagcgataaaaatcccgattattaataataaataccagGCAGTTAGCcggtattttatataaaacattacTAATTGCGTCTGATTGTAACAGGTTAAAGGAGAGTGAgggagaaagaaagaaaggagagagagagagagagtaaaAACAGAGAGAGAGACGGAACCAAAAATTAGACCAGACAATTACGAGAACAAGGAAATTAATCAGACAAAACCCGGACAGAGACACGACGGAAAGATCTGGAGAATTTACTGGagaggtatttataaaatttattccaggcgggaagccggaaaattttattaaatacttggcaTGCGTTAATATCGTCGCGCCTAAAGAAAATCCTcgcgaattaaattaattgcaaaagtaaattaataaattaaattcggataattataagatttagtaattaattaactccaggcaggtagccggagccattgcgtgtataaaatatttccaggcaggtagccggaattcttctagaagtttccaggtgggTCGAGTGACGCGCGCACCGGAACAgtcgaatctagtcatagACGCTAGTCCATTAGTGATtacttatacataaaatttaataaaataataaattaagaaaatcaattaaaattgtctcggGAAAATAAGAGAAGTCCGTGGTCGAAgacgttataaaattaattaggaaattaagcaattaaagaaattataattaattaaaaagaaggcagaattaaaataagaattattatcgcggtgataaaagtacctgaagtaacgtggtattaaattaatgaatcaaGGTCGTGTTATTAAGgagataaaataagtgataagtAAATGAGAAGGAAatagtactcaataaattaggaaagaaaaatcaattaataaattaattaaaaattatataattctctaaattaattaaattattaattgcggaaaattaatttaagaagtgtgtgtaaaataagtccaggggaccgagtgagtgaaataaataagtagtTAAGGAAAagtattagtaattaagtatcgtgaaggttaagcgatttttaatcattgtgtgtgtgagtgtgtggaaatgccaaaggtagttggctaatttagaaattaagtatcgcgaaggttaagcgatttttaatcattgtgtgtgtgagtgtgtggaaatgccaaaggtagttggctaatttagtaattaagtatcgcgaaggttaagcgatttttaatcattgtgtgtgtgagtgtgtggaaatgccaaaggtagttggctaatttagtaattaagtgtcGCGAAGGTAAAGCGATTTTTAACCAGAGTGTGGGAGTGTGTGGTaacgccaaaggtagttggctggttttattaataaaattattgcgggtaaataaataaaaggttataaggttcaatgaagttataaaggttataaggttttatgttaaggtcaattaatgtcataaggtttaatgttataaggtcataaggttctaaggtttataaggtttaatgttataaggtttagataagaagttataaggtttaaaaaggtataaaataagatttataaaaaggttataagtgaagttaaaattataaaggtcaattaggtcatgagaaaataaaaaggtttaattggtgaattgaaatagtaaattatttataagttatccttcctcatccttctcttacaattaaataaaattacaccgaccctgatgatctaagatccggttctgggaggccgttatcacttccagtggcgcccttaaaaaggtaatttaaggacgaccagagtaacagcatagccctgttatagtttgattaagttgtcaacgtattcgcaattgaatattgaacggattgattcgatcgtaatgagtgatgcaattaataattgtcgacttttaaataatgaacttttaatttgattaactctgacactttactgtgagagtaactgttcacttagttataacttcaagttaaattattaacgatcactgattttatgtttgtagttttgggacaagattgactgtacgactgatcgtctcaagatcgaaaacggttttgaatgatgttgtctatggtaccttcgaccttaacaaaatctccccagataattacttttctcccccactcttaaatatctgtggtcataattcagaaagagaggggcaaaagggagtacttaaggaaagactgagtttttggcggctcgaataggggaagaagggagggggatacttactttttgtctcaatataccacatttatcgaaaattaaaaatctttaaatttaaagcgaaatgcgtcgtgaaaaagagatttgatatttgctctttttaccccttttatttctgctagttttgttccatgtgttcgtcattaatatgctccaacaaaaaaaatttttatatggggCAACATGGTCCCTCTGAAAAATCTACCaaaattcggttattattttatttcatctgaaagctactaattaataaatttttttctctgtgtccATCTTTGGTTCATTTTACTCAATCCGTGGTTCGATATAGGGCGAATTCTTATACGGCGCGTACCAGGTTCtcaaactacaaatattttttattgcaataaaatttattttacataataatcagtttgacttcaagtaaagagtctctatgtttttatctcattcgaaattaatcgactgaaataatttatttatttttccgtcaagcttttgaattaacagtagggaacttatgaattcgaattaaagcttaattgtaatttaaactataagagaaaataaatttaaactggataattattcggaactggtagtaaaattgaggataacttgtgacacttaagccagaaaaatctcaagtgagtaattacttacgcttaagcgaatacatatttattccaacttcaaattttgaatgttaatatttttccaggggctttgatattttattatttaggttgcattaaaaaagttataagaaataaataaaggcaaatgaaataaatttaatgtgactgatgtattgcaaaaaaaataattgtttaataaaaattttaatgacaagaaatatatgatttttttaatggaatgtttataaattttggttggtaaatatcataaacttggtaattattttttttatgtcttatagttttaaaaaaaatctatatcttgttgctcataaattgaatatttgtaattggagCATCATTTTGAAGATTCATCATTCGCTTCTTCAAATTTGtttctgtataaaaaattctttgatttttaatctttcaaattttatattatagtcaaGGGAATGGTTTTGATGAGTCACCATTTCttggacataattttttttctactctttattactgtgaatttttaattgaaattcaaaccaaactatcaaacatattacaaaaatttatttaaacaaaaacttataaggATATTGCGCTTTTGTATAGAAAAtactacttatttttactgatcCAAATCTTCCCAAATTCTAAATGGCTTTGAAGTTTCGCCATTTCTCCCCCAtcaccaaatctttttatcgtcaatacttataagttacacattgcgaattcgctttcaatcctgcgacaaattttttataaactaaaaatattagttcgtTCACCGAACTCTTGCGAAATGGGTttttatgccataaaaattttatcatgtatcttttatggttgataataaatttatgatttttaaagaaaaaaaaaagttattacttctgatcaacctaataactttttttggttcttactaatgtaaactttttttttcgttaattcttttagcttgttttgttcatcgactacaataagtaaatttttatttcaaggctaactaatataaattttctttatttatttttcaattctttcagctaaattgtatatcaaatataatcgtaacgataaaaacttatttaaatatttttatttcagggccaactatatataaaatagttttatttgcacAACTTATAGGtcgtatacaaatttttacataaatcatattttcatttggtaaaatatttacttcgttatatatattatatctttcttactttttaacttctataatttatttgtttttggcttcttatattttttgcacgtCACAGTCTTGGAATCCCGCTTGCACCACGCTCCGTAACCCTGAGTTGACtctcaaaatttcttcaattctcTTGAAGACCGTACATAGTTTTATATCAACCTCTCCTTTTAATTTTGCTATCAACttttcttctacttttttatcCTCTAACCCTCTCCACTCTTCTAGCAGCTCTTTTTCCTTCTCCACCCCTTCATATATTCCTTCACATTTCAGTAGGTGTATCAACGTTTCCTCCTCTTTCCCACACCCTCTACAGCTCCAGTGCCTGTACCCTTTTTTGCCCGCTCTTCCCAAATTTCCACACCTTATCCTCGCCCACATCTCCTTGTCCTCCCCTCTTACATTatcttttttccagtagttatcttcttctttctctaatcttatttttttgttcaatgtATTAAACGTTGATTTGTTTATTGCGTCTTCAGCCTCCTTTTACGTTCTCTCTCATTTTCTTAATGCCCTCATTCAGCTTTTCCTCTATTTCCTCTACTCCCGCATCCCTGTAGATCATCTCTATCACCTCCTcgcattacattttttttagcgcaACCTTCACCATTTTCCCCCATTTCGTCGGGCACCTGTTCATAATCCCTCTCATTTCTTCTTTCAGTGCTATCCTTGGCCATCTCTATTTTTCCATCATCATACAATCCTTCATATATCTTACTGctctttcttttaatattacttccATCTTTTCTACTCCCATCTCGTCCCTCCAAATATATTCTGGTGTATCCCTTCTTACTCCTAATGCCATCTTGCAGAGCCTCCTATGCACCCTCTCTATTTCTTCCGACTTTTCCCATCCCCAGACCTCCACTCCGTACAAAGCTACTGTTCTTGCCACAGTGTTCATCAGATACATCCTGTCCCTCATGCTGTTCCTTTTGCTCCTTTTTATCACTCCCCATACTGCATTTGTGGCCTTTTGTGCTTTTTGTGCTAGttcctttttttgtttccctgCGCTATTCCTTGTGGTGAAATGGTAcccaagatatttaaattctttgacttCTTCGACCTCACTTCCTTTATACATCCATTTCTTTCCCTTCTTTTTTCTACCTCCATTTCTgcatattagaatttttgttttttccacGTTCACCTCCATCTTATTCTCTTCTGTGTATCTTTCCAGCTCTTTCAGCATCCCTCTTAGCTCCTCTTCTGTGTCCGCAACTAGCGCCACATCATCCGCATATTTCATGACATGTATTCGTTGGTTCCCAATCATTGTCCCTCCTCTCTTCTTCTCTTCCATCGTCTTTTCTAGGTCGTCGATATCTATGCCATATAACGCTCCGCTCATCGCACACCCTTGTCTTTCCCCTTTTcttgttataaattcttttgtctGTCTTCTTTTTCCTACTTTCACCTTACAATatgttcttttatatatttctcttattattcTGTGCATTCTCCCTCTGGCCCCCTTCCTCCATACCTTTCTCTTCATTTTTGGTCTCCTGACTGTGTCGAACGCCGCTCTAAAGTCTATGAACCCGATGCATAATTTTCCTCCCTTCCTCttcattttgttgtttattagactattcaatacaaatatgtGGTCCCTTGTCCCTCTTTTTTTCCTGAACCCCACCTGACTttcccttaaaattttttctttatctatcCAGTTATTTAGCCTCTCCGTCATCATAGTTGTCAATAACTTGTACCCTGTATTTAGAAGCGAAATTCCCTtgtaattttctgttctttctTCGTCTCCTGCTTTGTAAATCGGAATTATCACTGCTGTGTCCCATCATTCTGGCATACTTCCTTCGTCccatattctatttataatttcgccTATCCATTCAATGACATCTGGTGCACTGTTCTTTATAAATTCTGCTGCCATCCCGTCTTCCCCTGGAGCTTTGTGATTCCCGAGCTTTCTTATTGCGGCTTTCACTTCTCTCCTGCTGAAGTTTTTATCGAGCTTCGGCTCCTCTGATCCTTCATTACTACCTTCTCCTTTCCACGGctcattttcttcttcttccgaTTCTTCATTGCCTTCCCCATTCAGCAGATCACTAAAGTGCTTTTCCCATTGTTTTGCTTTTATGCTGTTGCTTGCAGCTCTTTTCTTTCTTCCTCTGAACCTATTTATGGCTTCCCACCATTTTGTCATGTCTTTGGCGTTATTTATCTCCTCACACCTTTCCATCATCCACCTTTCCTTGCTCTCTTTGATTGTTTCCCTATATTTCTTTCTGCTTTCCttcagatttctttttttttctttgttattatccttgatgaattctttgagcttcttccatacttcttttctttttttttaccctcgaTATTgtaccacttttttttctcctttgtATCTTTGTCCTTCTTTCCTTTCATCACCATCCCCGTTTTTTCAGCCCCTTTTCTTACTATTTCCTTTATATCCTCCCACTCAAGCTCGGTTTTTTCCTCTACTGCTTCTGTCAGTGCTTCCTGCGTTGCTTCTGCATACTcctgtattttttctttcttccagATCAGCTTATTTGCTCCAATTTCTTCCTGCTCTTCCTCCTCTGACATGCAGCTTCCTTCCTTACTCTCTTCCTCATTTCTCTTTACCTTATATCTCGCCAACACTGGTAGATGATCTGACTCTATTCTTTCCACCACTCTTACCTCTATTTCTTGCTCATCGCCTCTGTCCAGCGTTAGTATTAGGTCAATTACTGATCCTAAACTCTCTTCGTCTCCCCCGACGTAAGTTATTTCCCCACCTTCATCTCCTCTTGCTCTATCATTTTATACGCAGAGTCCTAACTCATCACACatctttagtaatttttttccttcgctGTTTACTGTCTTGTCTctcgattttctttttttcctcaCTCTGCCTTCGTCCTCTCCTGTTACGTTTTCTTCTCCGATTCTCGCATTAAAGTCCCCAATGATCATCACACTTTCGTCCCTGTTTGCACATTTTTCTATCTGCCTTCTTAGCTCCGTTTCTAATTTGCTCATTCCTACATTGTTATACACTGTGATTATACTTTCACTTTCCTTACTTTCTTCCAACATCATTCCGTATTTCCATTCCCTGACTTCCCATTTTggtttgcaatttttttttatcccaatAATATGACCTCCCTTTGCTCTTCCTCTCTGTTTCTCTCTCGTCGCAGGCTTCGCCCACCATTTGAATTCTTTGCTCAGCCTCTCACATGTTATTTCCACCTTATCTTCCATTACCCATGTCTCCACAAGCACAACAATCTCGTTTTCTTCCATCATTGTGGAAGCTTTTTCTACCTCATTCATACCTGCAACATTCCAAAACATTATTTTCCTTCTCTTTTCTTGCTCTCTTCCTTTATTTTGGTCCTCTCTCTCCTTGGCCTCTGTTTCTCTTTCTGTACCCACTCTCCACTCCTTTTTCTCATCATTCGCCCACTTTCATAATTCCAAttctccttttttttcattccaacACCACCACACCTccccaatttttattttcttccccTCTACTTCTGTTACATTGCCATTACTCTGCTCCCATTTTCCTTTTCTTCTTATCCACCTCTCGACTTCTAACTCTCTACTCGTTTTTTCTTCCCCCACGAACACTCCGGTCCCTTTTATAATCTTCCGTCTTCCCAGAATGTCTCTCTTCTCTTTCTCATTTGCACTCTCGATTATTATCTGTCTTCCTTTCTGGAATTTTACTCTCATCGGCTCAATTCTGAATTTCAATCTCCTTTTCATCACCTTCATTACGTCTTCTTTTCTTCGGTACATgccattttcataatatatgtgtatgtttaACCTTTTTTGCTTCCTTTCTTTTAGTTCTTCCTCCAGCtcatttccattaattttttttggcgtTTCTTCAATgagcttttctttttcttgtctTCTCCATTCTTCATTTGTTTTGTCCTTCTTATCTTGTCTTTTCCTCGCCTCGCTCACGAATCTTTCCACCTCATTTTCCAAGCTCCATTCCCTCATTTCTTGAACATTCCTTTCATTCGCCCACGCGTTTTCTGTTTCCTTCACTCTTGATCGCCCTCTTTCCTGCCTTCCTCCACTGTTACTCTTTCCTTGTCTCTTTGTGTCGTGACTCTGACTGTCGTGttgctttcctttttttttcctcggtTGCTTTTGTCTTATTTGGTATGTTCGTCTTACTTTCTttctccttttttattttttcacttagcTCTT
This genomic window from Microplitis demolitor isolate Queensland-Clemson2020A chromosome 6, iyMicDemo2.1a, whole genome shotgun sequence contains:
- the LOC128668108 gene encoding golgin subfamily A member 6-like protein 22 translates to MFWNVAGMNEVEKASTMMEENEIVVLVETWVMEDKVEITCERLSKEFKWWAKPATREKQRGRAKGGHIIGIKKNCKPKWEVREWKYGMMLEESKESESIITVYNNVGMSKLETELRRQIEKCANRDESVMIIGDFNARIGEENVTGEDEGRVRKKRKSRDKTVNSEGKKLLKMCDEGDEQEIEVRVVERIESDHLPVLARYKVKRNEEESKEGSCMSEEEEQEEIGANKLIWKKEKIQEYAEATQEALTEAVEEKTELEWEDIKEIVRKGAEKTGMVMKGKKDKDTKEKKKWYNIEGKKKEKKFRGRKKRAASNSIKAKQWEKHFSDLLNGEGNEESEEEENEPWKGEGSNEGSEEPKLDKNFSRREVKAAIRKLGNHKAPGEDGMAAEFIKNSAPDVIEWIGEIINRIWDEGSMPE